The proteins below are encoded in one region of Oncorhynchus gorbuscha isolate QuinsamMale2020 ecotype Even-year linkage group LG01, OgorEven_v1.0, whole genome shotgun sequence:
- the LOC124038785 gene encoding LOW QUALITY PROTEIN: mucin-2-like (The sequence of the model RefSeq protein was modified relative to this genomic sequence to represent the inferred CDS: deleted 1 base in 1 codon), with amino-acid sequence MAASYNNVTEPGLLSQQYPPALLPKPGKENVRLQKLLKKTEKKIKKKASPETAKTPVPFRSNLSPVNEASPDLEHSDHSTPPKTPEAPFYTQHPRFAVRPAYRHVPSPYPQQQGATFGGTTRFSPKPYAAPGPTFPQHVAPLYTFTPTTPSPIPGPVSHAVAPTTPVPTSSVPEVTITTAAQIAPPVPAPVALVTVTSAATQPTLRLAPVVIHRKSPSPRFKATEATLKAPKPMFDVRQIRVYTASKSPLHDYTGKTFTADTLPRSRTPTPDIRRVITPTAEIRSATPASEVKSNLTLTSEIKRVATSKMNQGTTPTSEIKIILTPTPEIQRSATPTSGVKRGLTSRPEIQRSATPTSGVKRGLSSRPEIQRSATPTSEVKRAKTPTNDFLTPRTNLGRPKTPSYRVSRAKTPVFEISRPNPLLFAVSPITIDAHRSKTPTPGSNSANPSLSGSQNLPMSEPSTSPSTSQGARTPNGEVTPKETPTPKSPPENTLKPEAHRQKALIGESTRPKTSTASLDYQRPKTPTNVTPTPTEPSYQRPKTLTKETLKPTAPSYGYQRPNTPTIITLKPTAPFYQRPKTPTKKTLEPTEPSYGYQRPKTPTKDTSKSTAPSDGYQRPKTPTNETPKPTAPSYGYQIPKTPSNEEPKPMTPTIGYQRSTTPVVGYQRPQPPAGYQRPKTPTAGVSSIGFQRPNTPTYMAPKSTHTYYGLTPAAYVAHGGIQRVSPSFGISRSKTHALEESKTTTQGLEASNIPTQELLVKTHPLPMVSNQEASSKDKIPLNEAIISTTPADKLLPPIIVVTQAEDVSEPSVSTAVTSKMATPVSETPKVKTVANTRPWAKSPTPGAKKPEVKTPTYGVIPKPKTPTTETQHPVPSAENKDASKTISPVSKTESPVAKARVQQEELKESPEPKMPTKAISESKPAGTKPTTSSPLGKSSAPEKPLVAVQSPAKSKDNQEAQPEKVVSAPTTPSTEKEEGKDSFPAAAPLLKVIQKPKGMMKSKLSGWSRLKKHMVVEEEPPTSPESNLMKGTAKGAEQEGVEAKTDETVSFKDMVAAVTADDPPKVAKKWDSLLFDMFSSKEKIMQVIEASKSEEEKKEQPKDAPKEIPSFAHRLPVLLFSPKFDAKRLREAASRPLTKILTVFEMGLIGRKNKDEEPKDFNRTARGFTCP; translated from the exons GCTGCCAGTTATAACAATGTCACTGAACCAGGCCTGCTGTCCCAGCAGTACCCTCCAGCTCTACTGCCCAAGCCTGGCAAGGAAAATGTTAGACTCCAGAAACTACTCAAGAAAACAgagaaaaaaatcaagaaaaaagCTTCC CCTGAAACGGCAAAGACACCAGTCCCTTTCCGCTCAAACCTCTCCCCTGTGAATGAAGCAAGCCCTGACTTGGAACACAGTGATCACtcaacccctcctaaaaccccagagGCACCCTTCTACACACAGCACCCCAGATTCGCTGTCAGGCCAGCCTATCGGCATGTGCCATCCCCTTACCCGCAACAACAAGGAGCCACTTTTGGTGGTACAACAAGGTTCTCCCCAAAGCCATATGCTGCTCCAGGACCCACCTTCCCCCAGCATGTGGCCCCACTCTACACATTTACTCCAACAACCCCATCACCCATTCCAGGGCCAGTCTCACATGCAGTGGCACCCACAACGCCTGTGCCAACTTCCTCTGTGCCTGAAGTGACAATCACAACTGCTGCTCAAATTGCACCTCCAGTCCCTGCTCCAGTTGCTCTTGTCACAGTCACTTCTGCTGCCACACAACCTACTCTGCGACTAGCCCCAGTAGTAATACACCGCAAAAGTCCAAGTCCACGGTTTAAAGCTACCGAAGCTACACTAAAAGCACCCAAACCGATGTTTGATGTCCGTCAAATTCGTGTATATACTGCATCTAAGTCCCCCCTGCATGATTACACTGGTAAGACATTTACTGCAGACACATTACCTCGGAGTAGAACACCCACACCAGACATCAGAAGGGTAATAACACCAACAGCTGAAATCAGGAGTGCAACACCGGCATCTGAAGTGAAAAGCAATTTAACTTTGACATCAGAAATCAAAAGAGTTGCAACGTCTAAAATGAATCAAGGTACAACGCCGACATCGGAAATCAAAATCATTTTAACACCGACACCTGAAATCCAAAGGAGTGCAACACCTACATCTGGGGTAAAAAGAGGTTTAACGTCCAGACCTGAAATCCAAAGGAGTGCAACGCCTACATCTGGGGTAAAAAGAGGTTTATCGTCCAGACCTGAAATCCAAAGGAGTGCAACGCCTAC ATCTGAAGTGAAAAGAGCTAAAACGCCAACGAATGACTTTTTAACACCAAGAACTAATTTAGGTCGACCTAAGACACCCTCATATCGTGTGTCCCGTGCCAAAACACCTGTTTTTGAAATATCAAGACCCAACCCACTTTTATTTGCTGTCTCACCCATTACTATAGATGCACATAGATCTAAAACACCAACACCTGGTTCTAATTCTGCCAATCCATCTTTGTCTGGTTCTCAAAATCTGCCAATGTCTGAGCCTTCAACATCACCATCAACTAGTCAGGGTGCAAGAACTCCAAATGGGGAAGTGACACCAAAAGAGACTCCTACACCTAAATCACCTCCTGAAAACACTTTAAAACCAGAGGCTCATCGACAAAAAGCTCTAATAGGTGAGTCTACCAGACCAAAGACCTCTACAGCTTCATTAGACTATCAAAGACCAAAGACCCCAACAAATGTCACACCAACTCCTACAGAACCCTCATATCAAAGACCCAAGACTCTAACCAAAGAAACACTAAAGCCTACAGCACCCTCATATGGGTACCAAAGACCCAATACTCCAACAATTATCACACTAAAGCCTACTGCACCCTTCTATCAAAGACCCAAGACTCCAACAAAAAAAACACTAGAGCCTACAGAACCCTCATATGGGTACCAAAGACCCAAGACTCCAACCAAAGACACATCAAAATCTACAGCACCCTCAGATGGGTATCAAAGGCCCAAGACTCCAACCAATGAGACACCAAAGCCTACTGCACCATCATATGGATATCAAATTCCCAAGACACCCTCGAATGAAGAGCCTAAACCAATGACTCCAACAATCGGGTATCAAAGGTCAACAACACCTGTAGTTGGGTATCAAAGACCACAACCACCAGCAGGTTATCAAAGACCAAAGACTCCCACAGCTGGGGTATCATCCATTGGATTTCAAAGGCCCAATACACCAACATATATGGCCCCTAAATCAACCCATACATATTATGGGTTGACTCCTGCTGCATATGTTGCCCATGGTGGAATCCAACGTGTCTCACCTTCATTCGGCATATCCAGGTCTAAGACGCATGCTCTAGAGGAATCTAAAACCACAACGCAAGGGTTGGAAGCATCTAACATACCTACCCAAGAGTTACTTGTAAAAACACATCCTTTGCCCATGGTGTCCAACCAGGAAGCATCCTCCAAGGATAAAATCCCTTTAAATGAGGCCATAATATCCACGACTCCAGCAGATAAGCTTCTGCCTCCAATCATTGTTGTTACACAAGCTGAAGATGTCTCAGAACCAAGCGTATCCACAGCTGTAACCAGCAAAATGGCAACTCCTGTTTCAGAAACACCAAAGGTTAAAACTGTGGCCAACACAAGACCATGGGCTAAATCTCCAACACCCGGGGCTAAGAAACCAGAGGTTAAAACCCCAACTTATGGAGTCATCCCAAAACCCAAGACACCCACCACAGAAACCCAACACCCTGTGCCTTCTGCTGAAAACAAAGATGCCAGCAAGACAATATCTCCTGTCTCAAAAACAGAATCTCCTGTGGCTAAAGCCAGGGTACAACAAGAAGAGTTAAAGGAATCACCAGAGCCTAAAATGCCCACCAAAGCAATCTCTGAGTCTAAACCAGCAGGGACAAAGCCGACTACTTCTTCTCCACTTGGAAAGAGCTCAGCTCCTGAGAAGCCTTTGGTGGCTGTTCAGTCTCCGGCTAAGTCAAAGGATAACCAAGAAGCCCAACCTGAAAAGGTGGTGTCAGCTCCAACCACACCATCaacagagaaggaagagggaaaaGACTCTTTCCCAGCAGCTGCACCCCTTCTTAAAGTGATCCAAAAGCCAAAGGGCATGATGAAGTCTAAACTCAGTGGTTGGTCACGGCTGAAGAAGCATATGGTGGTGGAAGAAGAACCACCTACATCCCCAGAATCAAATCTTATGAAAGGCACCGCAAAGGGAGCTGAGCAGGAGGGAGTTGAAGCGAAAACGGATGAAACGGTGTCATTTAAAGACATGGTGGCAGCTGTAACAGCTGACGATCCTCCCAAGGTAGCAAAGAAGTGGGATTCTCTTCTCTTTGATATGTTCTCCTCTAAAGAGAAGATTATGCAGGTGATTGAAGCTAGCAAAAGTGAGGAGGAGAAAAAAGAGCAGCCAAAGGATGCACCAAAAGAAATTCCATCCTTTGCCCATCGTCTGCCTGTCCTCCTTTTCAGCCCAAAGTTTGATGCCAAAAGGCTAAGAGAGGCTGCATCAAGGCCACTTACAAAAATTTTGACAGTGTTTGAGATGGGTCTCATAGGGCGTAAAAATAAAGATGAGGAACCAAAAGACTTTAACAGAACAGCTAGAGGGTTCACCTGTCCTTAA